One part of the Rattus rattus isolate New Zealand chromosome 14, Rrattus_CSIRO_v1, whole genome shotgun sequence genome encodes these proteins:
- the LOC116883448 gene encoding 40S ribosomal protein S10-like: MLMPKKNRIAIYELLFKEGVMVAKKDVHMPKNPELADKSVPNLHVMKAMQSLKSRGYVKEQFAWRHFYWYLTNEGIQYLRDYLHLPPEIVPAALRRSRPETGRPRPKGPEGERPARFTRGEADRDTYRRSAVSPGADKKAEAGAGSATEFQFRGGFGRGRGQPPQ, from the coding sequence ATGTTGATGCCCAAGAAGAACCGAATTGCCATCTACGAACTCCTTTTTAAGGAAGGGGTGATGGTTGCCAAAAAAGACGTCCACATGCCCAAAAACCCCGAGCTGGCAGACAAGAGCGTGCCCAACCTTCACGTCATGAAGGCCATGCAGTCTCTCAAGTCTCGAGGCTACGTGAAGGAGCAGTTTGCTTGGAGACATTTCTACTGGTACCTCACGAATGAGGGCATCCAGTACCTCCGGGATTACCTGCACCTACCTCCGGAGATCGTGCCCGCCGCCCTGCGCCGCAGCCGGCCCGAGACCGGCAGGCCTCGGCCCAAAGGTCCAGAGGGTGAGCGGCCTGCAAGATTCACaagaggggaggcagacagagacacctACAGAAGGAGCGCTGTGTCCCCTGGAGCTGACAAgaaagctgaggctggggctggctcaGCAACGGAGTTCCAGTTTAGAGGGGGTTTCGGTCGTGGACGCGGTCAGCCGCCTCAGTGA